GAGCACGGGGTGGCTGGTCATGTGGTCCATCCAGAGGACGAGCCGTCGCTTCCGCTTTTCAATGAAGTCCTCCTCGAAGCGGCCTGTGGCCTGCTTCTCGGGCAGGTGGGGCACCGAGATGACCGTGAACTTGTGCAGCAGGCGGTTGTAGAGCCAGTCGAAGTGTTTGTAGCGCCGGTAGACGGGTGAGCCGGCATGGGTGGGGGTGAGCTTATAGGAGATGTAGCTTTTGATGCCCTTGAACTTGGTCTGTTTGGTGGGGTCCTCCACGGAGCAGGCAAAAGGGTGTGGGTTGGCCTTCCATTGGGGACCACGAGGGCCCATTTCAATGGAGTAGGTCTCGGCGATCTTGGCCATCATGGGCACATCCCCCAGGATGAAGGCCTCCACTCCGGAGCGCACAAAGCAGGAGAAACGGTTGAGGTTGCGCCCCACCACGCTGCCTCGCTTGGCAGATGCCAGACTGTCCTGCCGCTCCAGGGGTGGCTTGGGCCTGAAGGCCATGTGCTGGCTGGGGTAGGCACCTGGGTAGGAGAGGTTGAGTGGGGGGTGCCCGTTGGTGCCCAGCCCACCACCCCGCGGCTCCTCCACCACCGTGCATCCATCGTCCCAGTCATCccagtcatcatcatcatcctcctcGAAGCTGCCCTGGTTTGAGAGGAAGCCACTGCCCCCGCCACTCCTGGATGGGCTGGACACACTGGGGCTGCTGCACAAGCTCACCTGGGTACTCGGAGAGGCTGCAGGGCTGCTGGAGTAGTCGGCATGGTTGGAGCTGGTGCCTGAACGAATGATCTCCACGTAAGAGGCAGGGAAGAGCCCGGTCTCACCACGGCTGTTCTGGCCCTGCAGCCAGCCATCCAGTGAAGTCTCGCTGAAGATGACCAGGTCCTCATCCTGCTGGATGCTGATTTCCTCCTTGTTCTCACTGCGGAAGTCATAGAGGGCTCGGCCTTTCAGGGCCATGGCTGGGCTGGGTGGTGGTGGGATGGGGAAGAGAGAGTCCTGCCTGGAATGTGGGATGCTCAGGCGGGTGGCTGAGAAAGCACCAGTAACTCGGCACCTGTCCCAGCAGCTCAGTCCCTCAGCCCCTTGGGTGGGGGTCTCGGCACCTTAGATGCTGTCCAGCTTCCCTCTCTTCAGAGTAATGTCCATGGCCCAGAAACTGCCCTATCAGGTCTCTGGGCACAGGCCTGTGTGCAGAGAGGGCTCGTGTCCATAGTCTTCCTCTCCGCCCTCAGCAGcccctggtggggggtggggggtggggggtctctCTTCTCCCACTCTCAGAAgaactgggagaaagcaagcgACTCCAGGAAACCAGCTCGGTGAGGGCAAGAGTTTCACGCTTTCCAGTGGAACAATATACTAAAATAGAAGAGAATCACTCGGAAACCACCGTTCCAGAAATCCAGGCAGGGCTCTGCCGACGCTCCAGCACCCAGCTCCTTCTTGCTGCTCTGGCTTTGGGAGGCTCTGGCATTCCTCTGCAGATctgctccttcctcttcctcctcctcctgagCCACTGGGTTTTCCAAATCCCAGAAAATCCAAAAGGGGCAAAGAGAAAGACAGCAGCCTCCTGAATCGATTCCAAGGGTGGATGTGTCCGGCTTCACAACGAGCCAGGCCGGGAAAACAAGGACTGAGGCTTACACAACAGGCCGCCAACTCCGCGACCCCAGCGGCGCAGCAGGCCGGGCCCCCAGCCGGCTCAGAGcgccctccccccgccccccaagtGGTCAGTCCCCACCCCGGGGAAGGAGAAGGCGCGACGAGGCGCCAGACTCTCTGGCCACTCTCTGAGCAGCCTCTTTTGTTTGCCTAATTCCTCAGCAGTTCCTGAGCCTGAAGCTGACCCTGAGCTGAGTCCAAGGACCCCTGTCCAAAGGTAACCCGCGCGGTAACCGGTCCCAGCGCGCGCGGGAGGTACAGACCCCCACCCCTCGCGAGTACGCACACACTCAACAGGAGTTGGGAGAGTGAGCTTCCGCGAGCAGATGGCACGGCAGTCCGTCCGTCCGTCGGTCCTTCCTCTCTGCCCTGCCGGGCTAGGCCAGTGGGCGGCGGGCTGTGCCCCCAGCCCGCCTTCTCCGCCCGCGCTCGCAGCCTCTCTGCGCCGCCCGCGAGTAGCTcgctccaaaacaaacaaaaaaaaaggcgATTCCGGGAGGTGGCGTCCCGAGGAAGGAGGGAATAGCCGAGggggaggtgaggggtggggagagggagggaggaaaagcaGGCTAGGGAATTGGGCGAACTCCACAGCACTTCCGAGCGTCGGGACTGGGCAGGGACGGCCCGGCTCCGCCCTCCCGCGGGTCTGGGGCGCTGGAGCTGGGGCCCCCGCCTACTCCTCACTCCTTTTCGTCTTGCCGTCGCCCTCACTCGCTCGCGTTGTCCGGGATGCGGGACGGAGGGAGGAGGCGACCCTGGAAAAAGGGGGCCGCGAACCTCCAGGACTGGTCCCCGGGGCAGCCGCACACTGCCCCCCGACCGTCCGCCCTCGCCGGGAGACACCTATCGCCGGGAGGGGTCTGAACGCCGCGCGGGGGAGCGCGCCAGCCGCCGCCGCCTTCTCGCCTCCTGTGGTCGGTCACTGCTGCCTTTTCCGTGACGCAAGTGGAAGAAGACTCCACTCGCGAAAGTTTGCAAAGTTCGAGGTTGCTCCCCCCGGCGGGACGCGGCCGTGGCGCCGCTGCGGGATTATTTTCCCTAGTGGGCCCCGCGGGCGGCCTCGGCCAAGGCCAGAGGCGTCCTCACTGAAGCTTCCGAGTCCCGGGCGCCCAGCCTGGGATCCTGGTCGCTGCTGGTCCCAGGCTCCTCGCCAGCCAGCACCGAGAGCATCACTGCCCTCGGAGACGTCATTCAGCGGGAGGACAAGACCCCACACCTGCAGCGACAGGGAACAAGCCCAGGCACGACCCCGTTCCGTGTTGCTTTGTGCTGCCGCTGGGGCTGGGTGTTCTGTCCTGGCAACGAGGAGAGAGCGGAGGTCCGGGTAGGCTTCCCGGAGGAGGAAGTGGGGATGTGACCCTTGGTCAGTCAGTCCAGAATACTTTGGGCACTGACTCTGCCATGCACTGCATGCACTGCACTGGCACAAGGGAGTGGGGTTCCtgcccggggtggggtggggcttaCAGTTCCCTCTCttgtctttcattcattcattcagtctcAGTCTCATTCAGGCATGCATTCAAGAAGCATTAACTGAGTACCTACTGTGTACCATGCACCCTgggatacaaattaaaaaaaaaaaaaatgaataaggcaTTGTCCCTACCATCCAGAAGCTCAGATGTGTGGTAGCCGTGTTCCATGCCCAGATAAATACAATGAGGGCACCCACCCCAGCCTGGGTGCAGCaaggatcagggaaggcttcctgaaggaggGAGAGTTACCTAAGGAGAAGCGGTGGCTTTCAGGCCCCAACCCTGCTTCTTGGCTATCCCCTCTAGAACTTCTCCCTCATTCTCACTCTTACCACTTGTTGCAGATTAACTCACATGAGCTAGTGCTGCTGAAAGTGGGCACTTTGAGCTACTTTGAGGAGTGTCATTCCCAGGCCTCTGGCTCCAAACCTCAATTTCATTGGTGCAGTTAGTGGAATTGACTCCTGATGCAGGGCTGCCATTGGCCTGAGTAAAAGCTAATGTAAAAACCCCAGAAGTCCAGATATTAAGTTGCACAGACAACTGTCAGGCAGACCTGAATTTTTACAGCAATAGGTCAAGGCAGCTTTGGCCTCTCCTTGGAAAGCCCGGCTACCAGAAGTTTTTCCCTGAGAGCCTGGAACCCCCAGGAGGTGAAGAAGATGATGGAATGACAAATCTCTCAGCCAAGGAAGCTTGAGATTGTGTTCCCCACCATAGGGGCAGCTTTGATGTTAAGGACTCAGATCAGCCCAGTATCTCCAAGCCCAGAGCCTGAATATGTGTCTCCCCAAGTTGCTTCCGgaccacctccaccccacccccttccatgATCTCTCTTTTGTTCATATAGCTTTCCTCCAAGCTGGGTTTAACAATAGCACCTACTTCCTTGGTGCTCACTGAGTGCTGGACACTGCTGTAAACACTTTACctttattagctcatttaatacAGTTGATGAGATTTCCATTCACCCAATTATGGTCCTATTCCAGCCCCATCCCCCTAAGGGGCACCCAGCCTCCACCTTGATAACCTTAGTTGGTTCCCAAACACTTCAGCCACACATTTACAGACCAGCCATCTTGTGATTTACTCCCACATCCATTCAGGGAGGTTTTTCTAACTTTCAAGGGACATCCTTATTTCCAGGTTTTGGGGGAGAAAGCCTCAGAGATTTTCAGAACCTGTAtcttcccctctctcccctccaagGACTCTCTTCAGGCCGAGGggtgataaaattatataaagaccTGGAGACCCCTCAGAGctcctccaccccccaaaaaaaacatgCCTTACTTCCTTTTTTGAATGCCTTCTTGAGTTTCCTCTTGATCTCTTTTGAAgtttgaaatccccaccaaggcagATGACTCAAATCAAGCCCCTAGTTCATTAgtttgacccaatacaaaataaagcccacccaGC
The Choloepus didactylus isolate mChoDid1 chromosome 4, mChoDid1.pri, whole genome shotgun sequence DNA segment above includes these coding regions:
- the LOC119532753 gene encoding translation initiation factor IF-2-like; the encoded protein is MARQSVRPSVLPLCPAGLGQWAAGCAPSPPSPPALAASLRRPRVARSKTNKKKGDSGRWRPEEGGNSRGGALPSVGTGQGRPGSALPRVWGAGAGAPAYSSLLFVLPSPSLARVVRDAGRREEATLEKGGREPPGLVPGAAAHCPPTVRPRRETPIAGRGLNAARGSAPAAAAFSPPVVGHCCLFRDASGRRLHSRKFAKFEVAPPGGTRPWRRCGIIFPSGPRGRPRPRPEASSLKLPSPGRPAWDPGRCWSQAPRQPAPRASLPSETSFSGRTRPHTCSDREQAQARPRSVLLCAAAGAGCSVLATRRERRSGLTRHINSSASPQRGTGSFRGMSLSDDVGHRFQE
- the SNX33 gene encoding sorting nexin-33, whose translation is MALKGRALYDFRSENKEEISIQQDEDLVIFSETSLDGWLQGQNSRGETGLFPASYVEIIRSGTSSNHADYSSSPAASPSTQVSLCSSPSVSSPSRSGGGSGFLSNQGSFEEDDDDDWDDWDDGCTVVEEPRGGGLGTNGHPPLNLSYPGAYPSQHMAFRPKPPLERQDSLASAKRGSVVGRNLNRFSCFVRSGVEAFILGDVPMMAKIAETYSIEMGPRGPQWKANPHPFACSVEDPTKQTKFKGIKSYISYKLTPTHAGSPVYRRYKHFDWLYNRLLHKFTVISVPHLPEKQATGRFEEDFIEKRKRRLVLWMDHMTSHPVLSQYEGFQHFLSCLDDKQWKMGKRRAEKDEMVGASFLLTFQIPTEHQDLQDVEDRVDIFKTFSKKMDDSVLQLSTVASELVRKHVGGFRKEFQKLGSAFQAISHAFQMDPPFSSEALNSAISHTGRTYEAVGEMFAEQPKNDLFQMLDTLSLYQGLLSNFPDIIHLQKGAFAKVKESQRMSDEGRMVQDEADGIRRRCRVVGFALQAEMNHFHQRRELDFKHMMQSYLRQQILFYQRVGQQLEKTLRMYDNL